In a single window of the Balneolaceae bacterium genome:
- a CDS encoding 6-bladed beta-propeller, whose amino-acid sequence MVIGQDENAPEEYMIANPLHVTTDTVGRIYLAGQDLSIRVFYSEGNFITRFGGRGRGPGEFLDMDEMTIGKDGELIALDTRSQRITYFYELGESHRSHSFKSDWSGGHNIVPIDDSTLAVTAKDYRGEVGSDRVEEMDNRVIKFMSRDLDTQYHGVLDIYEKMWDPDLLIERRIARSPNHYNMAGLPGNQLAFTHRVFKGTLFMINYTYLEDKLQTTVQGINSRFSNPTPYRQLDQDVDFFEMARKVHGMISGGDPAGSYRYQMLLQSNHLFANDEWLFHFVTVAEGNDADYYLELFDAETGAYVGYSQIDDDFTMRQEFYTVFHPKHIDDRNQLYFFDRSGDVPVLRVTRIHIE is encoded by the coding sequence ATGGTTATAGGCCAGGATGAGAACGCCCCCGAGGAGTACATGATCGCCAACCCACTGCATGTGACCACGGACACCGTGGGTCGCATCTACCTGGCGGGCCAGGATCTGTCCATCCGGGTTTTCTATTCAGAGGGAAATTTTATCACCCGGTTTGGTGGCCGGGGCCGGGGACCCGGGGAGTTCCTGGATATGGACGAGATGACCATAGGGAAGGACGGAGAACTCATTGCACTGGACACGCGGTCCCAGCGCATCACATATTTTTATGAACTGGGAGAAAGTCACCGGTCACACAGCTTCAAGTCAGACTGGTCGGGCGGCCACAATATCGTCCCCATCGACGACTCAACGCTGGCGGTGACAGCTAAAGACTACCGGGGAGAAGTAGGTTCCGACAGAGTCGAAGAGATGGACAACAGGGTCATTAAATTCATGTCCCGGGATCTGGACACCCAGTATCACGGCGTGTTGGATATATATGAAAAGATGTGGGATCCCGACCTGCTCATCGAACGGCGTATTGCCCGTTCACCAAACCACTATAACATGGCAGGTCTCCCCGGCAATCAGCTTGCCTTCACCCACCGGGTATTCAAGGGAACCCTTTTCATGATCAACTATACCTATCTTGAGGACAAATTGCAGACCACCGTTCAGGGGATCAACAGCCGCTTTTCAAACCCCACACCCTACCGGCAGCTCGATCAGGATGTAGATTTCTTTGAAATGGCGCGCAAGGTGCATGGTATGATCAGTGGAGGGGATCCGGCAGGTTCATACCGCTACCAGATGTTGTTGCAAAGCAATCATCTTTTCGCCAACGATGAGTGGCTTTTTCATTTCGTTACAGTGGCCGAAGGAAACGATGCAGACTACTACCTGGAACTGTTCGATGCCGAGACGGGCGCCTACGTCGGGTATTCGCAGATTGACGACGATTTCACCATGAGACAGGAATTCTACACGGTCTTTCATCCGAAACATATAGACGACCGGAACCAACTCTACTTTTTCGACCGCTCCGGCGATGTTCCGGTCCTTCGGGTGACCCGCATTCATATTGAGTAA
- a CDS encoding argininosuccinate synthase, translating to MQQQHYHKTASHEAEKGTFDTCLLLYSGGLDTSVMLKWIQQEYECEVIALAIDLGQRADNLEWIREKALSLGAKEAVVYDAKEEFAELCLESVRANADYQGGYALGCPLGRVMISRVAVRLAAEYGCQVIAHGCTGKGNDQVRFESYITTLDPSLKTIAPVREWSMGRDEEIEYALANDIPVEQTKESPYSYDENMWANTGEGGEIEDPGKIPPLGNILKWCNTPKEAPDKEEIVSVGFEEGRPVKLNGAPVKPAGLITALNDLGARHGVGYFHLIEDRVVGLKVRGIYENPAAHILIQAHKNLEQLVSTREENELKTLMDTNWAYLCYGAKYFEPVMDNIRAFIDNQNRKVTGTVKLRLYKGNCEVVALESPYSLFDENLATFNKSAAFNQNASAGFIELWNLPQKTAYNLKKGVKQHV from the coding sequence ATGCAACAGCAACACTACCATAAAACCGCTTCCCACGAAGCCGAGAAAGGAACCTTCGACACCTGCCTGCTGCTCTACAGCGGCGGCCTGGACACCAGCGTCATGCTCAAGTGGATACAGCAGGAGTACGAATGCGAGGTCATCGCCCTGGCCATCGACCTCGGCCAGCGCGCCGACAACCTGGAGTGGATCCGCGAGAAGGCGCTCTCCCTCGGGGCCAAAGAGGCCGTCGTCTATGACGCGAAGGAGGAGTTTGCCGAGCTCTGCCTGGAGTCGGTCCGCGCCAACGCCGACTACCAGGGCGGCTACGCCCTGGGCTGCCCGCTGGGACGGGTCATGATCTCCCGGGTCGCCGTACGCCTTGCCGCCGAATACGGCTGCCAGGTTATCGCCCACGGCTGCACCGGCAAGGGCAACGACCAGGTGCGCTTCGAGAGCTATATCACCACCTTGGATCCCTCCCTGAAAACCATCGCCCCGGTTCGGGAGTGGTCCATGGGACGAGACGAGGAGATCGAATATGCCCTGGCCAACGACATCCCGGTCGAGCAGACCAAAGAATCTCCCTACTCCTACGACGAAAACATGTGGGCCAACACGGGGGAGGGGGGCGAGATCGAGGATCCGGGCAAGATTCCCCCGCTCGGTAACATCCTCAAGTGGTGCAACACCCCGAAGGAGGCACCCGACAAGGAGGAGATTGTCTCTGTCGGCTTCGAAGAGGGACGTCCCGTAAAGCTCAATGGAGCTCCTGTGAAGCCGGCTGGGCTGATCACCGCTCTCAATGACCTGGGCGCGCGGCACGGGGTGGGTTATTTCCACCTGATCGAGGACCGCGTGGTGGGACTGAAGGTGCGGGGCATCTACGAGAATCCGGCCGCGCACATCCTCATCCAGGCGCATAAAAACCTGGAGCAGCTGGTCTCCACCCGCGAGGAAAATGAGCTCAAGACGCTCATGGACACCAATTGGGCCTACCTCTGCTACGGGGCCAAGTACTTTGAGCCGGTCATGGATAACATCCGCGCCTTCATCGACAACCAGAACCGAAAGGTGACCGGCACGGTGAAGCTGCGCCTCTACAAAGGCAACTGCGAGGTGGTGGCCCTGGAGTCGCCCTATTCGCTCTTCGACGAGAACCTGGCTACCTTCAACAAGTCGGCGGCCTTCAACCAGAATGCCTCCGCAGGCTTCATCGAGCTTTGGAACCTGCCACAGAAAACCGCCTACAACCTCAAAAAGGGAGTCAAACAGCATGTCTAA
- a CDS encoding pitrilysin family protein, whose translation MTPKRSAEELDFVGKTTLENGLKVVTEQVPSIKSVSVGIWVKTGSRNESDRRAGITHFLEHMLFKGTESRSSYDIAMSMESVGGYLNAFTSSEYTCYYSRCLNSQMERALDVLSDMVLHPSFPEEEIAKEKKVVIEEMKMYRDSPDDYLFEEFSNAMFKGHPLGRPIIGFEETVSAFSRQDLYDYMAERYRPDNLIVAVSGNMEHERVVELVEGYFGDLEREATETENQPLTGYEQDRLQLTKDIEQTHLIMGRRGLNYDHEDKYKLLMANTILGGGMSSRLHQNVREKYGYCYSITTFNQSYSDSGLFGVYVGTDRDYVDHVRELIVRELDRLRSEKVGEQELAEAKAQLKGKLMLSLESMSNRMSRLAKSELYFERFVTLDELVENIDGVDAEGLRNFAEDFFDAGRYSEAQLLPDGN comes from the coding sequence ATGACCCCCAAACGATCCGCCGAGGAACTAGACTTTGTTGGCAAAACCACCCTGGAAAACGGACTCAAAGTGGTCACCGAACAGGTGCCCAGCATCAAGAGCGTCTCCGTCGGCATCTGGGTGAAGACCGGCAGCCGAAACGAGAGCGACCGGCGCGCGGGCATTACCCACTTTCTGGAGCACATGCTTTTCAAGGGCACCGAGAGCCGCTCCTCCTACGACATCGCCATGAGCATGGAGTCGGTAGGGGGCTACCTGAATGCCTTCACTTCTTCCGAATACACCTGCTACTACTCCCGATGCCTCAACTCGCAGATGGAGCGGGCGCTGGACGTGCTTTCCGACATGGTGCTGCACCCGTCCTTCCCTGAGGAGGAGATCGCCAAGGAGAAGAAGGTGGTTATCGAGGAGATGAAAATGTACCGCGATTCTCCGGACGACTATCTCTTCGAGGAGTTCAGCAATGCCATGTTTAAGGGACATCCCCTGGGACGGCCCATCATCGGCTTCGAGGAGACGGTATCGGCCTTCAGCCGGCAGGACCTCTACGACTACATGGCCGAGCGCTACCGTCCAGACAACTTGATCGTGGCCGTCTCTGGCAACATGGAGCATGAACGGGTGGTGGAGCTGGTGGAAGGATATTTCGGTGACCTGGAGCGTGAAGCCACCGAGACGGAGAATCAGCCGCTTACCGGCTACGAACAGGACCGACTGCAGCTGACCAAGGACATCGAGCAGACCCATCTCATAATGGGACGACGCGGACTCAACTACGATCACGAGGACAAGTACAAGCTGCTGATGGCCAACACCATCCTGGGAGGGGGGATGAGCTCGCGGCTGCACCAGAACGTGCGCGAGAAATACGGCTACTGCTACTCCATCACCACCTTTAACCAGTCCTACAGCGACTCGGGTCTGTTCGGGGTCTACGTTGGTACAGACCGTGACTACGTGGATCATGTACGGGAGCTGATCGTTCGTGAGCTGGACCGCCTGCGAAGCGAAAAGGTGGGCGAGCAGGAGCTGGCCGAAGCCAAGGCCCAGCTCAAGGGCAAGCTTATGCTCTCGCTGGAGAGCATGAGCAACCGCATGTCACGCCTGGCCAAGAGCGAGCTCTATTTCGAGCGTTTTGTGACCCTGGACGAGCTGGTGGAAAACATTGACGGCGTGGATGCCGAAGGGCTGCGCAACTTTGCGGAGGACTTTTTCGATGCCGGCCGCTACTCCGAGGCCCAGCTGCTGCCGGACGGAAACTGA
- the argF gene encoding ornithine carbamoyltransferase produces MNHFLSIGGNDPSYIQHLLRQSRYLHTNPSIKTLEGKNILFCFEKPSLRTKVGTEVAINALGGDVIHISPEAFLGGKVVHPSEFESDVPEEREALKDTVKNVSEWCDAIFARVYRHQTLTTLASFSGIPIINALCDKHHPMQALADLYTLQEKFGEGHQLTVSFVGDANNVAFSLIEILLMSGHEIRFAGPREYYWDKQQLHHFIQLAKRHRGTFTHSTDPLKAVSGADAVYTDAFVSMGEEKIYDEKLAAFRKYQVNGELFEKAPSHAGFMHCLPAHRGVEVTDEVLDHENSWIYDQACNRMVVSKGVFSTLLTDSQAASPVASRRQLAAEA; encoded by the coding sequence ATGAACCATTTCCTTTCCATCGGCGGCAACGACCCGTCCTACATTCAGCATCTGCTGCGGCAAAGCCGGTACCTTCACACCAATCCCTCCATCAAAACCCTGGAGGGCAAGAATATCCTCTTCTGCTTCGAGAAGCCCTCCTTGAGAACCAAGGTGGGAACCGAGGTGGCCATCAACGCCCTTGGCGGCGATGTGATCCACATCTCTCCGGAGGCCTTTCTGGGCGGCAAGGTGGTGCATCCCTCCGAGTTTGAATCCGACGTGCCCGAAGAGCGCGAGGCGCTCAAGGACACCGTGAAGAACGTATCGGAGTGGTGCGACGCCATCTTTGCCCGGGTCTACCGCCACCAGACACTCACCACGCTGGCCTCCTTTTCAGGTATCCCCATCATCAACGCCCTCTGCGACAAGCACCATCCCATGCAGGCGCTGGCCGATCTTTACACTTTGCAGGAGAAGTTCGGAGAGGGACACCAGCTCACCGTGTCATTCGTGGGCGATGCCAACAATGTGGCCTTTTCGCTCATCGAGATCCTCCTGATGTCCGGCCATGAGATCCGCTTTGCAGGTCCCCGCGAGTACTACTGGGACAAGCAGCAGCTGCACCATTTTATCCAGCTGGCCAAGCGGCACCGGGGTACCTTCACCCACTCCACCGATCCTTTGAAGGCCGTCAGCGGCGCCGACGCCGTCTACACCGACGCCTTCGTCTCCATGGGCGAGGAGAAGATCTACGACGAGAAGCTGGCCGCCTTCCGGAAATACCAGGTAAACGGCGAGCTCTTCGAAAAGGCGCCCTCCCATGCGGGCTTCATGCACTGTCTGCCTGCCCACCGCGGGGTGGAGGTAACCGACGAGGTGCTCGACCACGAAAACTCCTGGATCTACGACCAGGCGTGCAACCGGATGGTGGTCTCCAAGGGGGTCTTCAGCACCCTGCTGACCGACAGCCAGGCTGCCTCCCCGGTAGCGTCGCGCCGTCAGCTGGCCGCCGAGGCCTGA